A DNA window from Anaerocolumna sp. AGMB13020 contains the following coding sequences:
- a CDS encoding tetratricopeptide repeat protein, with translation MLYEKESQGRIIFSPNHLLELYLYQYYIESEGFEIIDLKIHALYRLMADKYSKKDRVQEAIELFGKSLAVNPLDIETRYGLAKMYRRTGKWDLLYKTAEELYPFCYTTSDLSRYYRILGEYYLETYKPEVSVAAYTYSNFFNPTETADKEIRFLEKAQNKKFAFNNIQELQNILMKEGIPLGGKNETLGILYKTGMQEMEKNNTEYACYLLLFLYQLTKDEETGEILKNFNLV, from the coding sequence GTGCTTTATGAAAAAGAATCACAAGGAAGAATTATCTTTAGCCCAAATCACTTACTTGAGCTCTATTTATATCAATATTATATTGAAAGTGAAGGCTTTGAAATAATCGATTTGAAAATTCATGCTTTATATCGGCTTATGGCGGATAAATACAGCAAAAAGGACAGGGTTCAGGAAGCAATTGAACTTTTTGGAAAATCACTTGCTGTTAATCCTTTGGATATAGAGACCCGATACGGGTTAGCGAAAATGTACCGCAGAACCGGTAAGTGGGATTTGCTGTATAAAACAGCAGAGGAGCTGTATCCCTTTTGCTATACCACCAGTGATTTAAGCAGATATTATCGAATTCTCGGTGAGTATTATCTTGAAACCTACAAACCGGAAGTTTCAGTGGCAGCTTATACCTATAGTAATTTTTTCAACCCAACTGAAACTGCCGATAAAGAGATTCGATTCCTGGAAAAAGCACAGAATAAGAAATTTGCTTTTAATAATATACAAGAGCTGCAGAATATTCTAATGAAAGAGGGTATCCCCTTGGGAGGAAAAAATGAAACCCTTGGTATCTTGTATAAGACAGGTATGCAGGAAATGGAAAAGAATAATACGGAATACGCCTGTTATCTTTTACTGTTTTTGTACCAGCTTACAAAAGATGAAGAAACAGGTGAAATATTAAAGAATTTCAACTTGGTTTAA